From a single Populus trichocarpa isolate Nisqually-1 chromosome 17, P.trichocarpa_v4.1, whole genome shotgun sequence genomic region:
- the LOC7461290 gene encoding uncharacterized protein LOC7461290, with protein MPCQEIKSWAFDELVGAYLDLAIAYFLLCASTFAFFAEKFLGLFRLCLPCPCNGLFGDHNRNKCWRRVLADRPSENISSVQFSVKSRFPFDSMWDKHLNFESSVGTINEVNCGSDNAGLEGEAWCGSLRERKSGKGVERSVVNVRDVKEGKFDVKERGFSIQKGRYLRRRRKVAADKGLFSSVSSYDHSQSNSRTHPQSPASVNKLMNKHHEGDMVPASSGADALHFEDSKESSVDTGFVGTVSNDFESNEPLGENKPMEKAAPLGDDLKCKAQGEPCFDGEEKHGIRVLEQASEEEHAAFSALYLELEKERSAAASAADEAMAMILRLQEDKALIEMEARQYHRMIEEKSAYDLEEMNILKEILLRREREKHFLEKEVETYRQVIFGNEEWESDVQDIGTTHEQMASSQYSREDPFLVLQRISESIDEKEKGEESNKFLRSKVQSIESQSCALAFGKELPIPELDEVESLKGRCIHRHPGIDKLRRHLSMDNDGTQEEFEEKELLSPDNSLFDQLREPQIMESCSQFDLSTRGCNLNEKTISTSVEAQQQSDQSDCINAGHGLASKTTETCDQTKIIFPYNCDDSEKHARDSSDAEFDLGSLVHDVHVIDDKTNLSCGINENGSEKLSVSAASDIPRTCGSPRISWAEQDVRKSCSDMTNGLPPLGSSKGKFLTSDLRRNSMSAVDYERFKIDSEVGWLRERLRIIQVGREQLNISMENREKKKVQLQLLENTVSQLREIQQSTEHGKAVRQASLPPLSYKVMSKKRQWRSASLGVHRST; from the exons ATGCCTTGTCAAGAGATAAAGTCATGGGCTTTTGATGAACTAGTTGGTGCATATCTTGATCTTGCTATTGCATATTTTCTGTTATGTGCATCGACTTTTGCTTTTTTCGCCGAGAAATTTCTGGGTTTATTTAGATTGTGTTTGCCATGCCCCTGTAATGGACTTTTTGGTGATCACAATAGAAATAAGTGCTGGCGAAGAGTGTTAGCTGATAGACCATCAGAGAATATATCTTCTGTTCAGTTCTCTGTTAAGAGTAGGTTCCCTTTTGATTCTATGTGGGACAAACACTTGAATTTTGAGTCGAGTGTTGGGACGATAAACGAAGTAAATTGTGGAAGTGACAATGCTGGATTAGAAGGCGAAGCCTGGTGTGGCTCACTTAGGGAGAGGAAGAGTGGAAAGGGAGTTGAGAGATCTGTAGTCAATGTGAGGGATGTGAAAGAAGGGAAGTTTGATGTTAAAGAGAGGGGGTTTTCAATCCAGAAGGGGAGATATCTTAGGAGACGCAGAAAAGTGGCTGCTGATAAAGGGCTGTTTTCTTCTGTTTCGTCATATGATCATTCACAGTCAAATTCTCGAACTCATCCTCAATCTCCAGCCAGTGTCAATAAATTGATGAATAAGCATCATGAAGGTGACATGGTTCCTGCTAGTTCTGGTGCTGATGCTCTGCATTTTGAGg ATAGCAAGGAGTCTTCAGTGGATACTGGATTTGTGGGAACAGTCTCTAATGATTTTGAATCAAATGAACCTCTTGGTGAAAATAAGCCCATGGAAAAGGCTGCACCGCTTGGTGATGATTTGAAATGCAAAGCACAAGGAGAGCCTTGCTTTGATGGTGAAGAAAAACATGGTATTAGAGTCTTGGAACAAGCATCAGAAGAAGAACACGCTGCTTTTTCAGCTTTGTACCTGGAGCTCGAGAAAGAGAGAAGTGCTGCTGCTTCTGCAGCAGACGAGGCCATGGCTATGATTCTGCGTCTCCAAGAAGATAAGGCATTGATAGAAATGGAAGCTAGGCAATACCATAGGATGATTGAGGAAAAGTCTGCTTATGATCTTGAAGAAATGAACATTCTCAAAGAGATCCTCctaaggagagagagggagaagcATTTCTTGGAGAAGGAAGTTGAAACTTACAGGCAAGTGATTTTTGGGAATGAGGAGTGGGAATCTGATGTGCAAGACATAGGAACCACGCATGAACAAATGGCTTCTTCGCAATATTCACGTGAGGATCCATTTCTGGTGCTGCAGAGGATTAGTGAATCCATTGACGAGAAAGAGAAGGGAGAAGAGTCAAACAAATTTTTAAGATCCAAGGTTCAATCCATTGAATCACAAAGTTGTGCTCTTGCTTTTGGGAAAGAATTACCAATTCCAGAGTTGGATGAAGTTGAATCTTTGAAAGGACGGTGCATTCATAGGCACCCAGGCATTGACAAACTTCGCCGACATTTATCAATGGACAATGATGGGACTCAAGAGGAATTTGAAGAGAAAGAACTGCTATCACCTGACAATAGTCTATTTGATCAACTAAGAGAGCCACAAATTATGGAGTCATGCTCACAATTTGACTTGTCAACTCGGGGTTGTAATTTGAATGAGAAAACCATTTCTACATCCGTGGAAGCACAGCAGCAAAGTGATCAAAGTGATTGCATTAATGCAGGTCACGGGTTGGCGTCAAAGACAACAGAGACTTGTGACCAAACTAAGATTATTTTCCCGTATAATTGTGATGATTCAGAGAAGCATGCAAGAGATTCATCTGATGCAGAATTTGATTTGGGTTCCCTTGTTCATGATGTTCATGTCATTGATGATAAAACCAATTTGTCTTGTGGAATTAATGAAAATGGAAGTGAAAAGTTGTCCGTGAGTGCTGCGTCAGACATCCCAAGAACTTGTGGCAGTCCAAGGATAAGTTGGGCTGAGCAAGATGTCCGCAAAAGCTGTTCTGATATGACTAATGGATTGCCGCCATTGGGTAGCTCAAAAGGAAAATTCTTGACTTCTGATTTGAGAAGAAATTCCATGTCTGCAGTTGATTATGAAAGATTTAAAATTGACAGTGAAGTTGGGTGGCTGAGAGAGAGGCTACGAATCATTCAAGTGGGAAGAGAACAGCTCAATATCTCTATGGAGAacagggaaaagaaaaaggtcCAGTTGCAACTTTTGGAGAATACAGTGAGTCAGCTTCGAGAGATTCAGCAATCAACAGAGCATGGAAAGGCTGTTCGTCAGGCTTCACTGCCCCCTCTTTCGTATAAG gtcATGTCGAAGAAAAGGCAGTGGCGAAGTGCTTCTTTGGGAGTGCATAGGAGCACTTAA
- the LOC18107070 gene encoding high mobility group B protein 15 isoform X1, which produces MELAMASTSCAKQSPTLMKEPVMNYVQYPAPGATYEDVIVSPKLFMETLEKFHAAMGTKFMIPIIGGKELNLHRLFVEVTSRGGIEKIIRERRWKEVTGVFNFPSTATNASFVLRKYYGSLLQHYEQLYYFKARSWSPASPVPLQSSSISQCPAQVTVQPSPEYQAAAVKQQTANIPELCRAMPGSSASTSVIGVIDGKFESGYLVTVTVGSEKLKGVLYQAPQNQSWQVPQPCSVPANNSVNTQAVPGTRRRRRRKKSEIKRRDPAHPKPNRSGYNFFFAEQHARLKPLYPGKDREISRMIGELWNKINDSQKAVYQDKALKDKERYKIEMEGYRERLRTGKVISDAVPLQQWLPGKDTEMVEVNVSTGETGGGSPQNDSSSGESDSEDKTAEKDLDMEASPLEGLGADSGDMDVETSAEVTPFKLLSKREENVKDEGVEKPGNPATENSETTVQTLEENIHGGKH; this is translated from the exons ATGGAGTTGGCGATGGCATCGACTTCTTGTGCCAAGCAGAGTCCAACGCTTATGAAAGAACCAGTTATGAACTATGTTCAATATCCAGCACCTGGGGCCACATATGAGGATGTTATAGTTAGTCCTAAACTCTTTATGGAAACTTTGGAGAAGTTCCATGCTGCCATGGGAACCAAGTTCAT GATCCCTATAATAGGGGGTAAGGAACTGAACTTGCATCGGCTTTTTGTGGAGGTAACATCTCGAGGTGGCATCGAGAAG ATTATTAGAGAGAGAAGATGGAAAGAAGTGACTGGTGTTTTCAACTTTCCATCTACTGCCACAAATGCATCTTTTGTGCTGCGCAAGTACTATGGTTCCTTGCTTCAACATTATGAACAACTTTACTACTTCAAAGCACGGAGTTGGAGCCCTGCCTCTCCTG TTCCTTTGCAGAGTTCATCGATATCACAATGTCCAGCTCAAGTGACTGTTCAGCCATCACCAGAATACCAAGCTGCTGCAGTCAAACAACAAACAGCAAACATTCCAGAGCTGTGTAGAG CAATGCCAGGATCATCTGCAAGCACTTCAGTGATAGGGGTAATTGATGGGAAATTCGAGAGTGGGTATCTTGTTACTGTGACGGTAGGTTCAGAGAAACTCAAAGGTGTTCTTTATCAGGCGCCGCAGAACCAATCATGGCAAGTGCCACAGCCTTGTAGTGTGCCTGCCAACAATAGTGTTAATACACAAGCTGTACCAGGTACACGCCGCCGGCGCCGCCGAAAGAAAAGTGAGATAAAAAGAAGGGACCCTGCTCATCCAAAACCTAATAGAAGTGGCTATAATTTCTTCTTTGCTGAGCAGCATGCAAGACTCAAACCACTTTACCCGGGGAAGGATAGAGAGATCAGTAGGATGATTGGTGAGCTATGGAACAAAATAAATGATTCCCAAAAAGCG GTTTATCAGGATAAAGCtcttaaagataaagaaagataCAAAATAGAAATGGAGGGTTATCGGGAGAGATTGAGAACGGGGAAAGTTATTAGTGATGCGGTTCCACTGCAGCAGTGGTTACCAGGTAAAGATACTGAGATGGTGGAAGTGAATGTTAGTACTGGAGAAACTGGAGGGGGCTCTCCTCAAAATGATAGTAGTTCTGGTGAAAGTGATTCTGAAGATAAAACTGCAGAGAAAGATTTGGACATGGAAGCATCTCCACTTGAGGGATTGGGTGCTGATTCTGGCGACATGGATGTGGAGACTTCAGCTGAGGTAACACCTTTTAAGCTACTATCTAAGAGGGAAGAAAATGTTAAAGATGAGGGGGTTGAAAAGCCTGGCAACCCAGCCACTGAAAACTCGGAGACTACTGTACAGACTCTGGAAGAAAACATACATGGTGGCAAACATTGA
- the LOC7461291 gene encoding uncharacterized protein LOC7461291 has product MKNFSYLSFPPSTSKTKLSPPLPAIRGKHKPVSDKADGRKNPDYAQCRIEKELKRGLKDPPINCSYGPIGDNIFQWEGAIIGPSDTPFEDGVFFLSIDFTAEYPFVPPRIKFKTKVFHPNIGQDGTICVDILGSQWTPALTIENLLLSICSLLPDPNPEDPTSPVCKLYRTNREAYSKKARKWTKMYAIG; this is encoded by the exons ATGAAGAATTTTTCGTACCTGTCTTTTCCCCCTTCTACTTCGAAAACCAAACTATCACCTCCACTCCCTGCTATTCGAGGGAAACACAAACCTGTATCAGATAAAGCTGACGGCAGGAAAAATCCTGACTATGCACAGTGCAGGATTGAAAAGGAGCTAAAACGTGGATTAAAGGACCCTCCCATCAATTGCTCGTATGGACCTATTGGAGACAACATATTCCAATGGGAAGGAGCCATTATAGGGCCTTCTGATACACCATTCGAAGATGGCGTCTTCTTTCTTTCGATCGACTTTACTGCAGAATACCCTTTTGTCCCTCCCAGGATCAAGTTCAAAACTAAG GTATTTCATCCAAACATCGGTCAAGATGGAACTATATGTGTGGACATTCTTGGATCCCAATGGACCCCTGCACTGACCATTGAGAATCTGTTGCTCTCCATTTGCTCATTGCTTCCAGACCCAAATCCTGAAGATCCAACAAGTCCTGTTTGCAAACTTTACAGGACTAACAGAGAGGCTTACagcaagaaagcaagaaaatggaCTAAGATGTATGCTATTGGCTGA
- the LOC7461289 gene encoding receptor like protein kinase S.2 yields the protein MKLNCFCIILPEDFEEIKPFDQPQIRPPVHDDVKKRQHCGCGRQILHVLGDSLRRLHESKWIGCFQDDKPSKQQSGPFHDLEGIQISEKVGGDNPRIFSYAELYIGSKGFCENEVLGSGGFGKVYRAVLPSDGTVVAVKCLAERGEQFEKTFEAELVAVAQLRHRNLVRLRGWCAHEDQLFLVYDYMPNRSLDRVLFRRPENLKAEPLAWERRRKIVSGLAAALHYLHEQLETQIIHRDVKTSNVMLDSHYNARLGDFGLARWLEHELEYQIRTPSMKNHQFRLAESTRIGGTIGYLSPESFQKRSVATAKSDVFSFGIVVLEVASRRRAVDLTYPDDRIILLDWIRGLSDEGKLLQAADNRLPDGSFGLSDIERLIHLGLLCTLHNPQLRPNMKWVVEALSGNILGKLPPLPSFRSHPRYIAISPASTSISKTNTTATTSVPSSDMTISFTSSAYVTATEETMYATAEFESSNKLSSSKSNNRSHRQNAFFMVETPREISYKEIISATNNFSDSQRVAEVDFGTAYYGILEDGHQVLVKRLGMTQCPAIRVRFSTELLNLGRLRHRNLIQLRGWCTEHGEMLVVYDYSASRLMSHLLFHHDNRIGHSILHWRHRYNIIKSLAAAILYLHEEWDEQVIHRNITTSSIILDPDMNPRLGNFALAEFLARNDHAHKAAAKENKSVRGIFGYMSPEYMESGEATPMADVYSYGVVVLEVVSGQMAVDFRRPEVLLVLRVHEFETQKRPMEDLADIRLNREYDHEELIRIVKLGIACTRSNPELRPSIRQIVRILDGNDQWFMEGGKRKESREEWRQNNASSLSLIRRIQALGIK from the coding sequence ATGAAACTCAACTGCTTTTGTATCATTTTACCGGAGGATTTCGAAGAAATCAAGCCATTTGATCAACCACAAATCCGACCACCTGTGCATGATGATGTCAAAAAGCGCCAACACTGCGGCTGCGGGAGGCAAATACTTCATGTCCTAGGTGATTCATTACGCCGGTTACATGAATCGAAATGGATTGGTTGTTTTCAGGACGATAAACCAAGTAAACAGCAGTCTGGTCCGTTTCATGACCTGGAAGGAATTCAGATATCTGAGAAGGTTGGTGGTGATAATCCAAGGATATTCAGCTATGCTGAACTTTATATAGGGTCTAAAGGGTTTTGTGAAAATGAGGTTCTTGGAAGTGGAGGTTTTGGAAAGGTTTATAGAGCAGTTTTACCAAGTGATGGTACTGTTGTTGCAGTCAAATGCTTGGCTGAGAGAGGGGAACAGTTTGAGAAGACTTTTGAAGCTGAGTTGGTTGCGGTGGCTCAACTGCGACACAGGAATCTTGTCAGGCTAAGAGGGTGGTGTGCTCATGAAGACCAGTTGTTCTTGGTTTATGACTACATGCCTAACCGCAGCCTGGACAGGGTTCTCTTTAGAAGGCCTGAAAACCTGAAAGCGGAACCCCTTGCTTGGGAACGAAGAAGGAAGATAGTCAGCGGCTTGGCAGCAGCATTGCATTATCTCCACGAACAATTGGAGACTCAGATCATTCACCGGGATGTGAAGACAAGCAATGTCATGCTTGACTCACATTATAATGCCCGACTTGGTGACTTCGGCTTGGCGCGGTGGTTAGAACATGAACTTGAGTATCAAATCCGGACACCTTCAATGAAAAATCACCAGTTTCGCTTGGCTGAATCAACCAGAATTGGTGGCACTATCGGTTATTTATCACCCGAGAGCTTCCAGAAACGAAGTGTCGCTACTGCTAAATCTGATGTTTTCAGCTTTGGAATTGTTGTGTTAGAGGTGGCGTCTAGGAGGCGGGCAGTGGATCTGACATATCCTGATGATCGGATCATTTTGCTTGACTGGATAAGGGGGTTGTCCGATGAAGGGAAGCTTTTACAAGCAGCGGATAATAGGCTTCCAGATGGCTCTTTTGGGCTTTCTGATATTGAACGCCTGATTCATCTGGGGCTTCTATGCACACTCCACAACCCGCAACTTCGGCCTAACATGAAATGGGTTGTGGAAGCACTTTCTGGCAACATTTTGGGCAAACTTCCACCTCTTCCATCATTTCGGTCTCATCCTAGATACATAGCTATATCACCTGCAAGCACTAGCATAAGCAAAACCAACACCACCGCGACCACCTCCGTTCCAAGTTCTGACATGACAATCTCGTTCACTTCATCAGCGTATGTCACAGCTACGGAAGAAACTATGTATGCAACAGCAGAATTTGAGAGTAGTAATAAACTGAGCTCTTCTAAGTCGAACAACAGAAGTCACCGGCAAAATGCTTTCTTTATGGTGGAAACTCCCAGGGAAATATCCTACAAGGAAATCATTTCTGCTACAAATAATTTCTCGGACTCACAAAGGGTAGCAGAGGTGGACTTTGGAACTGCTTACTATGGCATCCTTGAAGATGGCCATCAAGTCTTGGTGAAGAGACTTGGCATGACCCAATGCCCTGCAATACGCGTGCGATTTTCAACTGAACTCCTAAACTTAGGCAGGCTCCGCCACCGCAACCTGATACAACTCCGTGGATGGTGCACAGAACATGGTGAGATGCTTGTCGTCTATGATTATTCAGCAAGTCGCCTGATGAGTCACCTTCTTTTCCATCATGACAATAGAATTGGGCATTCTATTCTACATTGGCGGCACAGATATAACATCATCAAGTCTCTTGCTGCTGCAATTCTTTATCTTCATGAGGAGTGGGATGAGCAAGTTATCCACAGGAATATTACTACCTCTTCTATCATTCTTGATCCAGACATGAATCCGAGACTTGGTAACTTTGCACTTGCCGAATTCTTGGCAAGAAATGATCATGCCCATAAAGCAGctgcaaaagaaaataaatcagtCCGTGGAATCTTTGGTTACATGTCTCCCGAGTACATGGAATCTGGTGAGGCAACCCCAATGGCTGATGTGTATAGCTACGGTGTGGTGGTTCTGGAGGTGGTCAGTGGACAAATGGCAGTTGATTTTCGGAGACCAGAGGTGCTCTTGGTTCTTAGAGTTCATGAATTTGAGACACAGAAGAGACCAATGGAGGATCTGGCTGATATAAGGTTGAACCGTGAATATGATCATGAAGAATTGATCAGAATCGTCAAATTGGGGATTGCATGCACCAGGTCCAACCCAGAATTAAGGCCAAGCATTAGGCAGATTGTAAGGATACTTGACGGAAACGATCAATGGTTCATGGAAGGAGGGAAAAGGAAGGAAAGCAGAGAAGAATGGAGACAAAACAATGCTAGTTCTTTGTCATTGATTAGAAGAATCCAAGCTCTGGGGATTAAGTGA
- the LOC18107070 gene encoding high mobility group B protein 15 isoform X2 produces the protein MELAMASTSCAKQSPTLMKEPVMNYVQYPAPGATYEDVIVSPKLFMETLEKFHAAMGTKFMIPIIGGKELNLHRLFVEVTSRGGIEKIIRERRWKEVTGVFNFPSTATNASFVLRKYYGSLLQHYEQLYYFKARSWSPASPVPLQSSSISQCPAQVTVQPSPEYQAAAVKQQTANIPELCRGSSASTSVIGVIDGKFESGYLVTVTVGSEKLKGVLYQAPQNQSWQVPQPCSVPANNSVNTQAVPGTRRRRRRKKSEIKRRDPAHPKPNRSGYNFFFAEQHARLKPLYPGKDREISRMIGELWNKINDSQKAVYQDKALKDKERYKIEMEGYRERLRTGKVISDAVPLQQWLPGKDTEMVEVNVSTGETGGGSPQNDSSSGESDSEDKTAEKDLDMEASPLEGLGADSGDMDVETSAEVTPFKLLSKREENVKDEGVEKPGNPATENSETTVQTLEENIHGGKH, from the exons ATGGAGTTGGCGATGGCATCGACTTCTTGTGCCAAGCAGAGTCCAACGCTTATGAAAGAACCAGTTATGAACTATGTTCAATATCCAGCACCTGGGGCCACATATGAGGATGTTATAGTTAGTCCTAAACTCTTTATGGAAACTTTGGAGAAGTTCCATGCTGCCATGGGAACCAAGTTCAT GATCCCTATAATAGGGGGTAAGGAACTGAACTTGCATCGGCTTTTTGTGGAGGTAACATCTCGAGGTGGCATCGAGAAG ATTATTAGAGAGAGAAGATGGAAAGAAGTGACTGGTGTTTTCAACTTTCCATCTACTGCCACAAATGCATCTTTTGTGCTGCGCAAGTACTATGGTTCCTTGCTTCAACATTATGAACAACTTTACTACTTCAAAGCACGGAGTTGGAGCCCTGCCTCTCCTG TTCCTTTGCAGAGTTCATCGATATCACAATGTCCAGCTCAAGTGACTGTTCAGCCATCACCAGAATACCAAGCTGCTGCAGTCAAACAACAAACAGCAAACATTCCAGAGCTGTGTAGAG GATCATCTGCAAGCACTTCAGTGATAGGGGTAATTGATGGGAAATTCGAGAGTGGGTATCTTGTTACTGTGACGGTAGGTTCAGAGAAACTCAAAGGTGTTCTTTATCAGGCGCCGCAGAACCAATCATGGCAAGTGCCACAGCCTTGTAGTGTGCCTGCCAACAATAGTGTTAATACACAAGCTGTACCAGGTACACGCCGCCGGCGCCGCCGAAAGAAAAGTGAGATAAAAAGAAGGGACCCTGCTCATCCAAAACCTAATAGAAGTGGCTATAATTTCTTCTTTGCTGAGCAGCATGCAAGACTCAAACCACTTTACCCGGGGAAGGATAGAGAGATCAGTAGGATGATTGGTGAGCTATGGAACAAAATAAATGATTCCCAAAAAGCG GTTTATCAGGATAAAGCtcttaaagataaagaaagataCAAAATAGAAATGGAGGGTTATCGGGAGAGATTGAGAACGGGGAAAGTTATTAGTGATGCGGTTCCACTGCAGCAGTGGTTACCAGGTAAAGATACTGAGATGGTGGAAGTGAATGTTAGTACTGGAGAAACTGGAGGGGGCTCTCCTCAAAATGATAGTAGTTCTGGTGAAAGTGATTCTGAAGATAAAACTGCAGAGAAAGATTTGGACATGGAAGCATCTCCACTTGAGGGATTGGGTGCTGATTCTGGCGACATGGATGTGGAGACTTCAGCTGAGGTAACACCTTTTAAGCTACTATCTAAGAGGGAAGAAAATGTTAAAGATGAGGGGGTTGAAAAGCCTGGCAACCCAGCCACTGAAAACTCGGAGACTACTGTACAGACTCTGGAAGAAAACATACATGGTGGCAAACATTGA